GCGGGCTTTCTCAGCAGGTTCCATGCGCTGGTCACCGCGCGGCTGGCGGCGGCGGCGCATCCGGTGGGCGTAGGACTGCTGTTTCTGCTCGGCGGCGCGTTTCCCTATGGCTTCGCCGTGCTGCACGGGGCCGGCAACGGCATCCTGACCATCGCGCGCGGCACGGTGCCGCTTGCGGTCTTCGGTCCGGAAAACTACGGCTACCGGCTGGGATTGCTCGGCGCCCCGGCGCGGATCGGCCAGGCGGGCGCGCCGCTGCTGTTCGGCTTCCTGATCGACGAAATCGGTACCGGCGCGCTGTATGTCTCGTCAGGCCTCAGCCTCGCGGCGCTGGCGGCGTTCTGCATGCTGCGGGCGGGGAAGGGTGCGTGAGCAAGGCGCCGCATCGGCCCTCACGAAACCGGCAGGCGATTCAGTATTGTCGCTGCGGCGAAGTGGGCGTACCAGGCGTATATCGCACAGAATACCGACAGGCAGAGTGACGGCAGCCATACGTCCCGATTTCTGAAAAACGCGAGGCCGATGACGGCGATCTGCAGGCTGGCAAACACGAGGCCCAGCCAGACGCCGCCCGCCGGAAACGCGACCTGCAGCAGCCCCGCGCCCAGCACGAATCCCTGGCTCGCCAATACCGGAAACAGAAACAGCAGCAGGCGCCGTCGCGGTCGGGCGAGACCCAGCATGGCGCCGACCATCAGGCAGACCATGCCGCCCAGCGCCAGCAACGAAAACGCGCCCTGCCCGTAGGGGTTGGTCAGGGTCGCGGCGAACCAGAGATGCAGGTCGAGGAACAGGCGTATGCCGTCGCTCACGGTTCGCCGGTGCTCTTCCGCCAGATGCGGTGGCGCTGCGCCGCCTTCGCGGCGGTGCCGTAGCGCAGGGTGGAGGGGACGGTGTCGCCGTGCGAGGTCGGCACGTTGAACTCGTCGGTCCGTGTATTGCCCGGCATGCCCATGATGCTGACCGGCATATGCGGCTGATGGGGTTCCACATACAGCCCGCGTTCCATGTCGATCAGCGGCAGGGCCATATTGCAGACCCAGTGGCACCAGGAGGGCAGGAAATGGGTCTTCAGCGTGCCGAGATGCACGGCCACGTTCAGCGCCGACTGCTCCGCCTCGCGGTAGACGGCGCGCCGGATCGCGATCTCCGCGTAGTCCTGCCAGATTTTCCAGTGCGGCGCGTCGGGCGCGCCGCAAATCGCGCCGGCGGAAACGATCGGGTGCCGGTAGAGCCGCGCCGCCATGTCTTCGCCGAAGCCTTTTTCAAGGCAGGATTTCTGCCAGTCGAGGAACCAGTGCCCGCCGCGATAGGTGGGTTTATAGGCGCGGTCGACCGCCGGGACGACGCAGAATCCGTCCCGCGCCGCGCCCGCGACGAAGAGCTTCAGCGCGTCGGCGTTCTGGAACCAGCTGTCCGCGTCGAGCCAGAAGACGTAGTCCCAGCCGGGGAAAATTTCCGGCAGGAAAGGCCGGCAGACCATCGCCTTGAACCATTCCGGCGTCTTGCCCGCCAGTCCGTCGAACGGCCAGTCCGGGGTTGTGACGACGACGTTGCGCGCCTCCAGCCAGGCGCGCTGGCCCGCCTCCAGGCCGAGATCCATGACGGCGAAATCGGTCAGGTCCCCGGCGCCACAGGAATCCCAGGAAATCCACAGGTCGCGGAGCCATGTGAAATAGGGGGCGTTGGCGCCCGAAACGATCAGCGACGGCTTGCGGGTCACTCGGGATGGTTCCTGCGGGTGGGGCATGCGGTCAACGTAACGCATATCGCCATGCGGGGGAATCGCCGCCGGTTGCCGGGATTCGCCCGCTGCGGCATATTCCTGTTACAGCATCGGAAGGGCGCGGCATGGTCAAGGTCAGCATCAAAAAGCAGGTCGAGCTCGATTACCGGGACATCCGCGCCGACGACCCGGACGACGCCTTCTTCATGCAGCTCTTCCCGAAGATCGCCCCCTTCACCATGACGGTGGAGCGCGGGATCGAGGCGCCCTACCAGCTGTTCAAGGCGATCCAGTATATCGTGCAGAACGGCATCCCCGGCGACATCGTCGAATGCGGCGTCTGGCGCGGCGGCTCGGTGATGCTGGCGGCGATGGCGCTGCGGCGCTTCGGCGACACGAGCCGAAAGATCTACCTGTATGACACGTTCGAGGGCATGACCCGCCCGGGCGACCGCGACACGGACTGGGACGGCAAGAACTACCAGCAGCTCTGGGACCAGGCGAAGCAGCAGAACAGGACCATGGGGTTTGGCGGGACGGTCGATGACGTGCGCGCCAATGTGCTGAACACCGGCTATCCGGAAGAAAACCTGGTCTTCGTGAAAGGGCCGGTGGAGGACACCATCCCCGGCGCCATGCCGGAAATTGCCGCGCTGCTGCGGCTGGATACGGACTGGTACAACTCCACCTGGCACGAACTGGTGCATCTGTATCCGGTGCTCAGCACCGGCGGCATCCTGATCATCGACGACTACGGCTGGTGCGAGGGCGCGCGCGAGGCGACCGACAGGTATATCCGGGAAAACAGGGTCCGGATTTTCCTCTCCCGTGTCGAGGAATCGGTGCGGCTGGGGGTGAAAACCGAAAGTTAGGCCGCGGGCCGGGATGCGGGCGTCCGGCTTCCCGGCGCGGCGTCAAATACCTGAGGCGCCATCGCCCCCCGCTGTGCTCAGCGCCTGGCAAGAAGGTCGCGGATTTCCTCCAGCAGGATTTCCTGCCTGGGCGGGGCGGCCGGCGCCGCGGGGGCGGCTTCTTCTTTCCTTTTCAGCGAATTCATGGCCCTGATAATTATGAACAGGGCCCAGGCGACGATCATGAAGCTGATGACGCTGTTGATGAACAGCCCGTAATTGATCGCGACCTCGGGAACATTCGCCACCGCGTCGCCGTCTTTCAGGACGATCTTCAGGTCGGAAAAATCGACGCCGCCCAGCAGCAGTCCAATCGGCGGCATGATGATATCGTTCACCAGCGACTTGACGATTGTGCCGAACGCGCCGCCAAGTACGAAGCCGACGGCCAGATCCACCACATTGCCACGCATGGCAAATTTCTTGAATTCGTTAAGCATCTTCTGGTCCCCAGTTAAATCGCCTGACCCCGGACGGCGCCTGCCGCCTGGGCAATACGGTGACGGCGACGCCGCCGCTTGCGGCGCAGTCTAGAGTAGATCGCCTTTTATCTGACGCAATAATTGCGTCAGATAAAAGGCGTGAATCTGCTCTATCACTTTAAATTAAAAGCAGATTCACGTGTTAATCGGAATCACGATTTTCTTTAAGGCGGATTCACGGTACCCTGCCCACCAGAGAGGAAATCCGCCGTATGCCAAACGACCTGACGCAGCTTTTGGTCCTCGTCGTGGACCCGGACCGGGCCATGTCCGCGCTGACGCGGGATGTTCTGAAATCGATCGGTATCGCCAAGGTCGATACGGTCGGTGACGCCGAGCGGGCGTTTGGCGAACTTCGCGCGAACGCCTATGACATCGTAATTACCGAACGGGACATGGCGCCGACGGACGGTATTGCGCTGACGAAGACGATCCGGACATCCGGGAAAAGCGGGAATTCCCATGTCGCGATTCTGATGATGACCGCGATGCCGACCAGGGAAATGGTGACAGAGGCCCGCGACGCCGGCGTGACCGAGTTTCTCATCAAGCCGTTTTCGATGGCGGATTTGCGGGCGCGGATCATCGCGATTCTGCGCCATCCGCGCAGTTTTATCGAAGAGTCGGATTACTTCGGTCCGGACCGGCGGCGCGCCGACCGGGACTATTACGGCGAGGACCAGCGCGGGGACGACCCGGACCGCTGAACGGTCCGGCTCCCCGGCCGGTCATTGCCGCGTCCTCCGGTCAGGCGACGGCGCGCATGCCGCGCCGCTGCGCGACGGCCGCCGCCAGGCCTTCCAGCACCGCGACGGAGGTGTCCCAGTCGATGCAGCCGTCGGTGATGCTCTGCCCGTAGGTCAGCGGCCTGCCGGGCACGAGGTCCTGCCGTCCGCCGACCAGGTGGCTTTCGATCATGACGCCGGTAATGCGGTCGTCGCCGGCGGCGATCCGGGCGGCGACATCGGCCATGACGGCCGGCTGGTTTTCCGGGTTCTTGGCGCTGTTCGCATGGCTGGCGTCGATCACCACGGATGCTGCCAGGCCCGATTTCCGCGCCACGGCGCAGGCGGCGTCCACGCTGGCCGCGTCGTAATTGGGCGCCTTGCCGCCGCGCAGGATGATGTGGCAGTCCTCATTACCGGTGGTCGTGGCGATGGCGGAACGGCCGTCCTTCGTCACCGCGAGGAAGTGATGCGGCTGGGCGGCGGCGCTTGCGGCATCGACGGCGATCTTCACGTCGCCGCCGGTGCCGTTCTTGAATCCGACCGGGCAGGACAGGCCGGAGGCCAGTTCGCGGTGCACCTGGCTTTCCGTCGTGCGCGCGCCGATGGCGGCCCAGGACACCAGGTCGGCGATGTATTGCGGGATCGTCATGTCGAGGAACTCGCAGCCGGCCGGCAGGCCCAGGTTGTTGATGTCCAGCAGCAGCCGCCGCGCCAGGCGCAGCCCCCGTTCGATCTCGAAACTGCCGTCAAGGTTCGGGTCGTTGATCAGCCCCTTCCAGCCCACGGTGGTGCGCGGTTTGGAGAAATAGACCCGCATGACGAGCTCCAGCGTATCGCCGAACCGGCCGCGCAGGGCGGCCAGGCGGGTGGCGTATTCCATCGCGGCGGCCGGGTCGTGGATCGAGCAGGGGCCGATGACGACCGCCAGCCGGTCGTCGCGCCGGTGCAGGATCTGCTGCAGCGCGCGCCGCGCCCCGGTCACCGTTCCGGTCGCCCGGGGGGTGCGCGGGTATTGGGCGATGATCTGGGCGGGCGTGTTCAGTTCGGTGATATCGCGGATGCGGATATCGTCCGTGGTGTCGATTGTGGCGGCGATGGCGCCGGTATGGTCCAACATGTGCCGGATCTCCCTGGTTCTGGCCAGGCCGGCGGCATAAAAAAACCGCCAGCATCGTGGCGGTTTTGAGACTGTCCCTGATCGAAATTCAGATCGAACGAACCCCTGCCGCCGCCGATGGCATCGGATAGCTGAAGTACCAGAAGGTAAACGTGGCGGTTACGGTGTTCATGATGATGGATATAGGACAGCCGAACCGGTTTGTCACGCAACGATTTCACCCCGGACAATGCGCAACGCGGCAGGTCCCGTTCATTTCCGGAATCCGGACAGGAATCAAAAAGAGACGGGCCGGAGCCCGCCTCATATTTGGTGCTCATGCCGCCCTGAAGCGGATGAACTTGTTAACGGAAAGACCACGTTTCCCCATCGGCTAAATGGTTGCGCGAAATCCGTTAAAAACATTAAATAGTGACAACAACTGATTGTCAATGAAAGATCCAGTCATGTCACAGGAATTCAGGTTGGGCCTCGATATCGGGGCGAATTCGATTGGGTGGGCGATTGTTGATCTGGAAACGGGCGGCAAACCTGCTTCAATTCGCGATGCCGGCGTCAGGATATTTTCCGACGGACGCAATCCCAAGGACCGGACTTCACTGGCTGTGGCCCGCAGGCAGGCACGCCAGATGCGTCGGCAGCGGGACCGGTATCTGCAAAGACGCGACAAATTCATGAACGCGCTGATACGCGCCGGGCTCATGCCG
The Alphaproteobacteria bacterium genome window above contains:
- a CDS encoding TylF/MycF/NovP-related O-methyltransferase, whose protein sequence is MVKVSIKKQVELDYRDIRADDPDDAFFMQLFPKIAPFTMTVERGIEAPYQLFKAIQYIVQNGIPGDIVECGVWRGGSVMLAAMALRRFGDTSRKIYLYDTFEGMTRPGDRDTDWDGKNYQQLWDQAKQQNRTMGFGGTVDDVRANVLNTGYPEENLVFVKGPVEDTIPGAMPEIAALLRLDTDWYNSTWHELVHLYPVLSTGGILIIDDYGWCEGAREATDRYIRENRVRIFLSRVEESVRLGVKTES
- a CDS encoding response regulator, which produces MPNDLTQLLVLVVDPDRAMSALTRDVLKSIGIAKVDTVGDAERAFGELRANAYDIVITERDMAPTDGIALTKTIRTSGKSGNSHVAILMMTAMPTREMVTEARDAGVTEFLIKPFSMADLRARIIAILRHPRSFIEESDYFGPDRRRADRDYYGEDQRGDDPDR
- the mscL gene encoding large-conductance mechanosensitive channel protein MscL; the encoded protein is MLNEFKKFAMRGNVVDLAVGFVLGGAFGTIVKSLVNDIIMPPIGLLLGGVDFSDLKIVLKDGDAVANVPEVAINYGLFINSVISFMIVAWALFIIIRAMNSLKRKEEAAPAAPAAPPRQEILLEEIRDLLARR
- a CDS encoding 3-deoxy-7-phosphoheptulonate synthase, whose translation is MLDHTGAIAATIDTTDDIRIRDITELNTPAQIIAQYPRTPRATGTVTGARRALQQILHRRDDRLAVVIGPCSIHDPAAAMEYATRLAALRGRFGDTLELVMRVYFSKPRTTVGWKGLINDPNLDGSFEIERGLRLARRLLLDINNLGLPAGCEFLDMTIPQYIADLVSWAAIGARTTESQVHRELASGLSCPVGFKNGTGGDVKIAVDAASAAAQPHHFLAVTKDGRSAIATTTGNEDCHIILRGGKAPNYDAASVDAACAVARKSGLAASVVIDASHANSAKNPENQPAVMADVAARIAAGDDRITGVMIESHLVGGRQDLVPGRPLTYGQSITDGCIDWDTSVAVLEGLAAAVAQRRGMRAVA